From a single Campylobacter concisus genomic region:
- a CDS encoding ABC transporter permease — MTANSKFFYNTIYKSLKNGSSRVMVIVISILLGACVCAAFVNVYLDIDSKVSRELKTYGANMIFAPKDMATSDDMSEKTYNEMIAKVPKDKLLGESGYLFAQANIGPTNAIVMGTKFSNLKKVKPFLDVRDGTMINVDFDDKNVLIGVDLARQAGFKAGDDIEIRAIGSNESINVKIKGVVASGDKEDALLITSLSLAQKISNKAGKINYAEAVVLGNFDEITSLAKTISNEEIAAKPVAKVSKSEGYILEKIKLLMALVSLVILLITSMCVNTTLSAILLSRSKEIALLRAIGASKKDVLKLFGFETFVTALISALVGAFLGYLLAQILGYAIFDSSIDFRILSIPVAVIISLLFAAIAAFYPIKRALNNKMADTLRGE, encoded by the coding sequence ATGACCGCAAATAGCAAATTCTTTTACAATACAATTTATAAAAGTTTAAAAAATGGCTCATCAAGAGTCATGGTCATCGTGATCTCTATCTTGCTTGGAGCATGCGTGTGTGCTGCATTTGTTAATGTCTATCTTGACATTGACTCTAAAGTCTCACGTGAGCTAAAAACTTATGGCGCAAATATGATCTTTGCTCCAAAAGATATGGCGACAAGTGATGATATGAGTGAAAAAACTTACAATGAAATGATCGCCAAAGTACCAAAAGATAAGCTTCTTGGTGAGAGCGGTTATCTCTTTGCTCAGGCAAATATCGGTCCAACAAATGCTATCGTCATGGGAACAAAATTTAGCAATCTAAAAAAAGTTAAACCATTTTTAGATGTTAGAGATGGAACGATGATAAATGTTGATTTTGACGATAAAAATGTGCTAATAGGCGTCGATCTAGCTCGTCAGGCTGGCTTTAAAGCAGGCGATGATATAGAAATTCGTGCCATTGGCTCAAATGAGAGTATAAATGTAAAGATAAAAGGCGTAGTCGCAAGTGGCGACAAAGAGGATGCGCTTTTGATCACATCACTATCTTTGGCTCAAAAAATTTCAAATAAAGCTGGCAAAATAAACTATGCTGAAGCTGTTGTGCTTGGTAACTTTGATGAGATAACATCGCTCGCAAAGACTATAAGCAATGAAGAAATAGCTGCAAAACCAGTGGCAAAGGTCTCAAAGTCTGAGGGCTATATCTTGGAGAAAATAAAGCTATTAATGGCACTTGTTAGCCTTGTTATTTTGCTCATTACATCAATGTGCGTAAATACAACGCTTAGTGCTATCTTGCTCTCTCGCTCAAAGGAGATCGCACTTCTTAGAGCCATAGGTGCAAGCAAAAAGGATGTACTAAAGCTATTTGGCTTTGAGACATTTGTGACAGCGCTCATCTCAGCATTAGTTGGTGCATTTTTAGGATATTTACTAGCTCAAATTTTAGGTTATGCGATATTTGATTCTAGTATTGATTTTAGAATTTTAAGCATCCCAGTAGCTGTGATAATATCGCTTTTATTTGCAGCGATCGCAGCATTTTATCCGATCAAACGGGCACTTAATAATAAAATGGCAGATACATTAAGAGGAGAATGA
- a CDS encoding ABC transporter ATP-binding protein: MQNALELKNICKIFGDVKALDDINFEVKKGEWVSVMGPSGSGKSTLVNILSLMDTPSSGTYMLGGDDASNLNADDTLKFRREKIGLIFQQFHLVPYLSALENVMIAQYYHSSVDEEDAKKALEAVGLSHRLTHRPSQLSGGEQQRLCIARSLINDPEILIADEPTGNLDEANERVILDLFCKLRKDGKTILLVTHNPDLGEYGDKIVYLRHGKLEKIRTIENPKVPNEI; the protein is encoded by the coding sequence ATGCAAAATGCACTAGAATTAAAAAATATTTGTAAAATTTTTGGCGATGTTAAAGCACTTGATGATATAAATTTTGAGGTTAAAAAAGGTGAGTGGGTCAGCGTCATGGGGCCAAGTGGTAGTGGTAAGAGTACGCTTGTAAATATCCTTTCTCTAATGGATACTCCAAGTAGTGGTACTTATATGCTCGGTGGCGATGATGCGAGCAATCTAAATGCTGATGATACACTTAAATTTAGACGCGAGAAGATCGGTCTTATTTTTCAGCAGTTTCACTTAGTGCCATATCTTAGCGCACTTGAAAATGTGATGATCGCTCAGTACTATCACAGCTCAGTTGATGAAGAGGACGCTAAAAAGGCACTTGAGGCAGTTGGTCTTTCTCACAGGCTAACACACAGACCAAGTCAGCTAAGTGGTGGTGAGCAACAACGCCTTTGTATCGCACGCTCGCTCATAAACGATCCTGAAATTTTAATAGCAGATGAGCCAACTGGTAACCTTGATGAAGCAAATGAAAGAGTTATACTTGATCTATTTTGCAAGCTAAGAAAAGATGGCAAGACGATACTTCTAGTAACTCACAACCCTGATCTTGGCGAGTATGGCGATAAGATCGTATATCTAAGACACGGTAAGCTAGAGAAAATTCGCACTATTGAAAACCCAAAGGTGCCAAATGAGATATAA
- a CDS encoding ABC transporter permease has translation MKNMQLRMIKSSITGSKVQKTMAFITILLAALLIACMLNITLKIGDQVATELRGYGSNIVVLPRGESLSIEIEGKNFTPLKSQNLLPEADIYKIKEIFWRNNIVAFAPFLEAKVKDEKGIEFAFEGTYFDKNIGLKDEPEFSTGVKSLYGFWGVEGAWPKDESMDEILVGEELSKAKNLKVGDKLSLTGKNGTKEVKIVGILKGASDETHKLVGSLKLAGDLSGHAGSYTKAEVSAMTIPENDLSLKARRNLDNLDSAEYDKWYCSAYAGSIAFQIEENLPNVSAKASLQVSDAESNIVKKIQSLMGIVSIIALVVSAIGITSLMTSEIYRRKKEIGLLKAIGASNFEIYALFASESLVVAFFAGITGAFLGYALSYVMSYIIFSHGIGIAWIVLPISVAFALLISVVGSLMPMRNVINLLPAEVLYDRK, from the coding sequence ATGAAAAATATGCAACTAAGAATGATAAAAAGCTCAATCACGGGCTCAAAGGTGCAAAAGACGATGGCCTTTATCACCATACTACTAGCTGCTCTTTTGATAGCTTGCATGCTAAACATTACGCTAAAAATCGGCGATCAAGTAGCAACCGAGCTTAGAGGATATGGCTCAAATATCGTCGTTTTGCCACGAGGTGAGAGCTTAAGCATTGAGATCGAGGGTAAAAATTTCACCCCACTAAAATCACAAAATTTACTCCCAGAGGCTGATATATACAAGATAAAAGAGATCTTTTGGAGAAATAATATCGTTGCTTTTGCGCCGTTTTTAGAGGCAAAAGTTAAAGATGAAAAAGGAATTGAATTTGCCTTTGAAGGAACCTATTTTGATAAAAATATCGGACTAAAAGATGAGCCAGAATTTAGCACAGGCGTTAAGAGCTTGTATGGATTTTGGGGCGTTGAGGGCGCTTGGCCAAAAGATGAAAGTATGGATGAAATTTTAGTTGGCGAAGAACTTTCTAAGGCTAAAAATTTAAAAGTTGGCGACAAGCTTAGCCTTACTGGCAAAAACGGCACAAAAGAGGTTAAAATAGTTGGAATTTTAAAAGGAGCTAGTGACGAGACGCATAAGCTAGTTGGCTCACTTAAACTTGCTGGCGATCTCTCAGGACACGCTGGATCATATACAAAAGCTGAAGTCTCAGCCATGACGATCCCAGAAAATGACCTATCGCTAAAAGCAAGAAGAAATTTAGACAATCTTGATAGCGCAGAGTACGATAAATGGTACTGCTCAGCCTATGCAGGATCAATCGCATTTCAGATAGAAGAAAATTTACCAAACGTTAGCGCAAAGGCAAGCCTTCAAGTAAGTGATGCGGAGAGTAATATCGTAAAGAAAATCCAAAGCCTAATGGGCATCGTTAGCATCATCGCTCTTGTGGTTTCAGCCATCGGCATAACATCGCTAATGACAAGTGAAATTTACCGCCGTAAAAAAGAGATCGGCCTTTTAAAAGCCATAGGTGCTAGTAACTTTGAAATTTACGCCCTTTTTGCTAGCGAGAGCCTTGTGGTAGCCTTTTTTGCAGGTATCACGGGAGCATTTTTAGGATACGCACTAAGCTACGTGATGTCTTACATCATCTTCTCTCACGGCATAGGCATAGCGTGGATCGTGCTACCTATAAGCGTGGCATTTGCCTTGCTTATCTCAGTCGTTGGCTCGCTAATGCCAATGAGAAACGTCATAAATTTACTACCTGCGGAGGTGCTATATGACCGCAAATAG